The Vicia villosa cultivar HV-30 ecotype Madison, WI unplaced genomic scaffold, Vvil1.0 ctg.003329F_1_1, whole genome shotgun sequence genome has a window encoding:
- the LOC131640814 gene encoding cysteine-rich receptor-like protein kinase 10 yields MITKILTKNLTLQILLLTTLTLTITKTSASVFNNVTCTNTKTFTPNNTFHSNLKTLLSSLSSNVINDVRFFNTTSGNGSNKVYGLYMCRGDVPFALCRECVGFATLKIPSSCPSSKEAVIWYNECLLRYSYRFIFSKMETWPRYKIEIPMGDPGLLHSRSFYAGLRSVLSELPKQAAVSLSGFNKYAVKQENASGSVTLYGLAQCTPDLSAGDCRRCVGDAVDEFPKTCCGGSIGETVLFPSCFVRYETYPFYQHSGTSASISTSVNGGRNIPTHVIAIIAILVVILVAISCIGCCLLWIKSKKRRKASKPSDRENLVLEFNNSESLEFNFATIEIATDMFSDDSRIGRGGYGQVYKGILSSGQEIAVKRLSKTSGQGAEEFKNEVMLIAKLQHRNLVRLIGFCLEEQEKILIYEYVPNKSLDHFLFDSKKQKPLTWPERFSIIKGIARGILYLHEDSRLKIIHRDIKPSNVLLDNNMIPKISDFGMARMVDIEQIQGHTNRVVGTYGYMSPEYAMHGQFSVKSDVFSFGVMVLEIISGKKNSCSFESCRIDDLLSYAWNQWKGESPFEMLDPIMQESYAPNEVEKCVQIGLLCVQENPDDRPTMGTIVSYLNNVSIEMPFPMEPAFFMHGRTRRNSADQSYSGHSTNHSFSSSVCPR; encoded by the exons ATGATTACCAAAATATTAACAAAGAATCTAACACTCCAAATTCTTCTTCTCACCACTCTTACCTTAACCATAACAAAAACCTCTGCATCTGTCTTCAACAACGTTACCTGCACAAACACCAAAACATTCACACCAAACAACACTTTCCATTCCAATCTCAAAACCCTTCTCTCTTCCCTCTCTTCCAACGTAATCAACGATGTTAGATTCTTCAACACAACATCAGGAAACGGTTCGAACAAAGTCTATGGTCTCTACATGTGTCGTGGAGATGTTCCATTCGCTTTATGCAGAGAGTGTGTTGGTTTTGCGACGCTTAAGATTCCATCATCGTGTCCCTCTTCAAAAGAAGCTGTTATCTGGTACAACGAGTGTTTGTTAAGATATTCATATAgattcatcttctccaaaatggAAACATGGCCTAGATACAAGATCGAGATTCCAATGGGGGACCCTGGTTTGTTACATAGCAGAAGCTTTTATGCTGGTTTGAGATCTGTATTgagtgaacttccgaaacaagctGCGGTTTCTCTTTCTGGTTTTAACAAATATGCTGTTAAGCAAGAAAATGCTTCTGGTAGTGTGACGCTTTATGGTCTTGCTCAGTGTACGCCAGACTTGTCGGCCGGTGATTGTAGGCGGTGTGTCGGTGATGCAGTGGATGAGTTTCCTAAGACTTGTTGTGGTGGTAGCATAGGTGAAACTGTTTTGTTTCCGAGTTGTTTTGTTAGGTATGAGACATATCCGTTTTATCAGCATTCGGGAACTTCTGCATCGATATCAACTTCAGTTAATG GAGGAAGAAATATTCCAACACATGTGATTGCCATCATTGCTATTTTGGTTGTCATTTTGGTGGCGATTTCTTGCATTGGCTGCTGTTTGTTATGGATCAAATCGAAGAAAAGACGCAAAGCCAGCAAACCCAGTGACAGAGAAAATC TTGTGCTCGAATTTAATAACTCGGAGTCACTGGAATTCAATTTTGCTACAATTGAAATAGCAACAGATATGTTTTCTGATGATAGCAGAATAGGCAGAGGTGGATATGGACAAGTTTACAAG GGAATTCTTTCTAGTGGACAAGAAATAGCTGTGAAGAGGTTGTCCAAAACATCAGGTCAAGGAGCAGAAGAATTCAAAAATGAAGTCATGTTAATAGCCAAACTTCAACACAGAAATTTGGTGAGATTAATCGGATTTTGCCTTGAAGAACAAGAAAAGATACTTATCTATGAATATGTGCCTAACAAAAGTCTTGATCACTTCCTATTTG ATTCCAAGAAGCAAAAACCATTAACTTGGCCCGAACGGTTTAGTATCATAAAAGGGATTGCTCGAGGAATTCTTTATCTTCATGAAGATTCTCGTCTCAAGATTATACATCGTGATATCAAACCAAGCAATGTTCTTCTAGATAACAATATGATTCCGAAAATATCTGATTTTGGCATGGCAAGGATGGTAGATATAGAGCAAATTCAAGGACATACAAATAGAGTTGTGGGCACATA CGGTTACATGTCTCCGGAATATGCAATGCACGGACAATTTTCAGTGAAGTCTGATGTTTTCAGTTTTGGAGTTATGGTTCTCGAGATTATCAGCGGAAAAAAGAATTCTTGTTCATTTGAATCGTGTCGTATTGACGATCTCTTGAGTTAT GCTTGGAACCAATGGAAAGGTGAATCACCATTTGAGATGTTGGATCCAATTATGCAAGAATCTTATGCTCCAAATGAAGTAGAAAAGTGTGTGCAAATTGGTTTATTATGTGTCCAAGAAAATCCAGATGATAGGCCTACAATGGGAACAATTGTTTCATATCTTAATAATGTCTCAATTGAAATGCCATTTCCTATGGAACCAGCATTTTTCATGCATGGCAGAACAAGAAGAAATTCAGCTGATCAATCATATTCAGGTCACTCCACCAAtcattctttctcttcaagtgtaTGTCCTCGATAG